DNA from Pseudoalteromonas sp. MEBiC 03607:
CGCGCGCCAAGCAAGTGTGATGCCTGCATTCCCATACCTCATAGTTTACCTGTTTGCTATTCATACGATTTATTAGACTAATAGTTAATGTGCTTGATTAATAGGCATTTATTAACAATTGCTGTATGTTGTCTAAATTATAAATTAAGGTAAGTTATTATATTTCAATTGGTTAAGAGAATTTTCTGTATTTTTAATACTATAAGAACGGCTTTTTTACAAATTCATACCCTACCTTTTGCCTAATCGTGTTTTTGGCCTGACTGCTTTACCCTAACTGCATAATAAAAACTCACATAAAAAACTCACATAATTTTTCAAGATAGGCAGTAGGAGAACTCATGAATACGAGGCAGCAATCAGCGTCAACAGCGCCTGCTGAGCAAGGATCGGATACTCATGCCGACCAGCAAAGCTATCAAGCTCTTCATAAACCCAGCAGTTATTTTTCGAGTCGCGACGAATACCTTGAACACGAATTACAAATTATGCAGCCTAAGCGCTGGCGTCCTAATTTACCATTTCGTGATTACCGGTTTGAATTAGAAGACTCTATCCCTGCAATGGCAGGAACCATAGGCAAGGTGGTCATGGTCGGTGCTATTGCTGCAACGTTTGCAGCGCCACTGGGCCTAGGTGAAGGTTTTATTCTAGAAAACGTGCGCTATGAGCTATTAATTGTATCGATCTTCATTTTATTATTTTCGGGCTTCTTTTTACCAACGGCAAATCTGGCGGGTACGCATGGGCCGCTTATTCCATTGATCCCGATTGTGGTTGCAGCGGGTGGTCACCCAATGGCCTTTGGTTTACTGATAGGGGCGTTTGGTCTGTTACTCGCGCTTAGTAAAGGGGGGAGTTTACTGGCGGGCTTAACCAGCCGAGGAGTGTGTGGCGGTTTACTGCTCTACCTTGGTTTTATCGGCACGATTTCGCAGGTTAAAAAGCTGTTTGCATGGGCTGAAGGCATTGATATGACCCATATCGCTTTTATTGTGATTTTATCGACTATCGTGTTGTATGCCTTACTTGAGCACTACAAAAAACGTTGGTTAGCTGTGCCATTAAGTTGCTTACTTGGCGGTTTAATCGCATTTTTACTGGGGGCGCCGTTTGAGTTTAAAACAGCACCGGGCTTACCAAATATGAACCCAATGTATTGGTGGGGTGAAAACACCGGTTGGATGCTGGGGTTACCAACTCTTGAGAGCTTTGTTGTGGTATTGCCATTCGCGGTGCTTGCGGTTGCTATGTGGTCACCTGACTTTTTAGGGCATCAAGTATTCCAAAAAATCAGTTACCCAGAACGCACAGAAAAAGTGCAAATGAACATTGACGATACCATGTTTAGTGCTTCAATCCGTCAGACATTTGGTTCTTTGTTAGGCGGCTCTAACTTTACCTCATCATGGGGAACTTACATTGTGCCAGCAGCCATCGCTAAGCGACCCATTCCTGCAGGTGCGGTGTTAACGGCATTATTTTGTATCATTGCCAGTATTTGGGGCTACCCAATGGATTTAGCTATTTGGCAACCCGTGTTATGTGTCGCCTTGATTGTAGGTGTGTTTATCCCACTTCTTGAAGCTGGCATGGAAATGACCCGCGAAGGTAAAACCACCCAATCGGCTGCTATTGTGGTGTTTTCATCGACTTTGGTGAATCCTGCATTTGGTTGGTCGTTAACGATGTTGCTCGACAACCTGGGCTTAATTGGTTGTAAAGAGCGAAGCTCTGAACTATCACCAATGAGCCGT
Protein-coding regions in this window:
- a CDS encoding DUF3360 family protein; amino-acid sequence: MNTRQQSASTAPAEQGSDTHADQQSYQALHKPSSYFSSRDEYLEHELQIMQPKRWRPNLPFRDYRFELEDSIPAMAGTIGKVVMVGAIAATFAAPLGLGEGFILENVRYELLIVSIFILLFSGFFLPTANLAGTHGPLIPLIPIVVAAGGHPMAFGLLIGAFGLLLALSKGGSLLAGLTSRGVCGGLLLYLGFIGTISQVKKLFAWAEGIDMTHIAFIVILSTIVLYALLEHYKKRWLAVPLSCLLGGLIAFLLGAPFEFKTAPGLPNMNPMYWWGENTGWMLGLPTLESFVVVLPFAVLAVAMWSPDFLGHQVFQKISYPERTEKVQMNIDDTMFSASIRQTFGSLLGGSNFTSSWGTYIVPAAIAKRPIPAGAVLTALFCIIASIWGYPMDLAIWQPVLCVALIVGVFIPLLEAGMEMTREGKTTQSAAIVVFSSTLVNPAFGWSLTMLLDNLGLIGCKERSSELSPMSRWIIPLIMFVILTSVMALVGMLPGIPALMADFRH